From Diadema setosum chromosome 5, eeDiaSeto1, whole genome shotgun sequence, the proteins below share one genomic window:
- the LOC140228928 gene encoding G-protein coupled receptor moody-like, which yields MEVSEITSISSQGETLFENVTGEEILAMPNLALTFSSAELIFISTAYSAISLCGIVGNFLVALAVVFSPQLQTTTNVFVVSLSINDSLSCLTMPFHSVTLLMGKVLPDWFCQIIGGTVMGAVGTSALTLLMIAINRWFLITKARHVYARVYNKRNTALMISFVWSYSIFICAGVPYFGPGKLGYSNLPHLCSFRENGTWADSYSLVVAMTTLLPAVIITSACYIDILRYIRRHHRQLLSITKGESPHGASTMTLQTTASDIPSQDARYDMKESVSTISQGDSDTAAQRMRAQINRREIEVTKNLFQIVCAFFCCVLPSSVAFCIRWRNKGLLYTSILLLMNGCVNPFLYAFKHPHYKAAFKAMLTCKTATLQRDTNYTTKMTTGQTHISRSTASQSDAA from the coding sequence ATGGAAGTGTCTGAAATCACATCGATCTCCAGCCAGGGGGAAACACTCTTCGAAAATGTCACAGGAGAAGAAATTCTCGCCATGCCAAACCTTGCACTAACATTTTCGTCAGCGGAACTTATTTTCATCTCCACAGCCTACTCCGCGATCTCGCTTTGCGGCATCGTCGGAAACTTCCTGGTTGCTCTCGCCGTTGTCTTTTCTCCCCAGCTCCAGACGACCACGAACGTGTTCGTCGTCAGCCTCAGTATCAACGACTCCCTGTCATGCCTGACGATGCCATTCCACTCTGTCACACTGTTGATGGGTAAAGTTCTCCCTGACTGGTTCTGTCAGATCATTGGCGGTACCGTGATGGGTGCGGTCGGAACGAGCGCTCTTACTCTCCTCATGATCGCAATTAATCGCTGGTTCCTCATCACAAAAGCTAGGCATGTGTATGCCAGAGTCTACAACAAGAGAAACACAGCACTAATGATCAGTTTCGTCTGGTCCTACAGCATCTTCATTTGTGCTGGTGTGCCGTACTTTGGGCCAGGCAAGTTGGGATACAGCAACCTGCCACATTTGTGCAGCTTTAGAGAGAATGGTACTTGGGCCGACTCCTATTCCTTGGTGGTTGCCATGACGACCTTACTACCTGCAGTCATCATCACTTCGGCGTGTTACATCGATATCTTGCGTTACATCCGTCGTCATCATCGACAGTTGTTGTCGATCACAAAAGGTGAATCGCCTCACGGAGCGAGCACAATGACCCTCCAGACAACAGCTAGTGATATCCCCTCCCAGGATGCAAGGTACGACATGAAGGAATCGGTGAGCACCATCAGTCAGGGGGACAGCGATACTGCGGCGCAAAGAATGCGAGCCCAAATCAACAGGCGGGAAATCGAGGTTACCAAAAACCTCTTCCAGATCGTCTGCGCCTTCTTCTGCTGCGTCTTGCCTTCCTCGGTCGCCTTCTGCATCAGATGGCGTAACAAAGGGCTCCTGTACACCAGCATCTTACTCCTCATGAATGGCTGCGTGAATCCGTTCTTGTATGCTTTCAAGCATCCACACTACAAGGCCGCGTTCAAAGCGATGCTGACCTGTAAAACAGCAACGCTTCAGCGAGATACTAATTACACCACGAAAATGACCACAGGACAGACACACATAAGCAGATCTACTGCCTCTCAGTCGGACGCCGCCTAG